The Algiphilus sp. DNA segment GACGCCATGCAATTGACCCTTCTCAAGGCCAAGCTCCACAAGGCCTGCGTTACGCATGCCGAGCTTGACTACGACGGTTCCTGCGCCATTGACGGCGAGCTGCTCGACGCCGCTGGCATTCTCGAATTCGAACAGATCGATATCTACGACATCGCCAATGGCGAGCGTTTCACGACCTACGCCATCCGGGCCGAGCCCGGCTCGCGCGTGATATCGATCAACGGCGCCGCCGCGCACAAGGCGCGGGTCGGTGATCGCGTCATCATCTGCGCCTTCGGCCAGATGGAGGCGGGCAGCGCGCGCAACTTCAAGCCGCGCCTGCTCTACCTCGACGAGGCTAACCGCGTCGTGCGTACCGCCAACACCATCCCCGTCCAGGCCGCTTGACGCGGCCGGGGCCGGCGGGCGGCGAACCCCGCGCGCTGTTCCCGACGCTGATCTACGACGCGGCGCTCGGCGCGCGCGGCATGCGCGCGCTGAACCGCGATCTGGCCGCCGAGGCGCGCCAGATCGAGGCCGGTGATGAAGCCGGCCAGGCTTGGTCGGCCGAGCGCTATCCCGGCGGCTACACCAGCTACGGCTCGCTCGACCAGTTGCAGCGCATGGCGCCCTCGGTCATGCGGCTGGAGCGCTACCTGACCCGGCACGCGCTGCGCTTCGCCGAGTCGCTGCACTGGGATCTGCGCGGCCGCTCGCTGGTGATGAGCGACTGCTGGGTCAGCATCATGGGCGAGGGCTGCGGTCACCCCGGCCATCTGCATCCGCTCGCCGTGATCAGTGGCACCTACTACGCCGAGGCGCCGCGCGGCACCTCGGGTCTGCGCTTCGAGGATCCGCGGCTGGCGTCCTTCATGGCCGCGCCCCCGCGCCGCGCCGACGCCCCGGAGGCCATGCGCCCGCACGTGCTGCTGCCGGCGCGCGAGGGCCGGCTCTACCTGTTCGAGAGCTGGCTGCGCCACGAGGTGCCGCCCAATCCGGTCGAGGACGAGCGCATCAGCTTCAGCTTCAACTTCGTCTGGGAATAGCGGGCGCGGCTGCGGCTACACTGGCCCGGTGACCCCGCCGGAAGCCACCATGCCGCCCGTTCCCGAACGCGACGACGCGCTGCGTGCAGCGCGCGATGCCCTCGCGGCCCGCTCGCTGCTCGATCTCTTCGCCGATGACACCGGCCGTGCCGAACGCTATCGCCTGCACGCCGCCGGCATCACCTACAGTTACGCCAAGCAGCGGCTCGACGACGCCGCCATGCGCGCGCTGCTGGACTTTGCATCCGGCGTGGGGCTGGAGGGGCGCATCGCCGCGCTGTTCGCGGGCGAGGCGGTGAACAACACCGAGAACCGGGCGGCCCTGCACATGGCGCTGCGCGCGCCGGCCGGGGAGGCATGGCGCGCGCGCGGCGAAATCGTGGACGGCGAGGTGGTCGCGACCCGCGAGCGCTTCCTCGACTTCGCCGAGGCAGTGCGCGACGGCCGCATCGCGGCTGCCGATGGCGGCGCCTTCACCGACGTCGTCAACATCGGTATCGGCGGGTCCGATCTGGGGCCGCGCATGGTCTGCGCAGCCATGGCCGCGCGCGCGGACGGACCGCGTACGCACTTCATCGCCAATGTCGATGCCGCCGAGCGCGAGGCGGTGCTGGCGCGCTGCGATCCGGCGCGCACCCTGGTCATCGTGACCTCCAAGACCTTCACCACCCAGGAGACCATGGCCAATGCGCGCTCGACGCGCCGCTGGCTGGTCGACGCGCTGGGCGAGGCGGCGGTATCGGCGCAGTTCGCGGCGGTATCGACCAATGTGGACGGCGCCGGTGCATTCGGGGTCGACCCCGACCGGGTCTTCGGGTTCTGGGACTGGGTCGGCGGGCGGTACTCGCTGTGGTCGGCGGTGGGGCTGCCCATCGCGCTGGCGATCGGGCGCGCCGGTTTCGAGGCGCTGATGGCCGGCGCCCGCGCCATGGACGCGCACTTCCGCGACGCGCCGCCGGCCGAGAACCTGCCGGTGCTGATGGGACTGGTCGGGGTCTGGAACCGCAACCTGCTCGGCGGCGAGAGCCAGGTGGTCGTGCCGTATGCGCAGCGGCTGGTGCACTTCGTCGGCTGGCTGCAGCAGCTGGAGATGGAGTCCAACGGCAAGGCCGTGACGCGCGACGGCCGGCCGGTATCGGGCGCCACCACGCCGGCGCTGTGGGGCGACGTCGGCACCAACGCCCAGCACGCCTTCTTCCAGATGCTGCACCAGGGGCCGGTGGCGCATCCGGTCGATTTCATCGCCGTGCTCCGCGCCGACCACGACGACGCCGAGCAGCAGCGCCTGTTGCTGGCCAACTGCTTCGCGCAGTCGGCGGCCCTGATGCGCGGGCGCGATGTCGCCACCGTCGAGGCCGAGCTGCAGGCCGGCGGCATGACCGAGGCGGAGGCGCGCGCCGCGGCGCCGCATCGAGTCTTCTCCGGCAACCGGCCGTCCGCCACGCTGCTGCTGGCGCGGCTGGACGCGCATCACCTGGGCGCCCTGCTGGCGGCCTACGAACACCGCACCTACGTGCAGAGCGTGCTCTGGGGCATCAATGCCTTCGATCAGTGGGGTGTCGAGCTGGGCAAGCGCCTGGCCAGGGACGTGGACGCGCTGCTGCAGGGCGGGGCGGACGAGGCGGGATCCATGGACCCGGACACCGCTGCGCTGGTTCAGCTGGCGCTCAAGCAGGCGCGCTAGCCTGTCGTGGCATATCGAAACGTTTAGGGAGAAGAATCATGCAACGCCTGCTTCGAACCGCGGTCGTGCCGTTCCTCGCGCTGGTCTTCTGCTTCCAGGGTGTCGCGGCGGCGGCCGCCGCCGGCAGCGTCACCGGCACCGAGGCCATGCTGGCCGGCGATGCGCCCGCCGCCGATGCGCGTGCCACCGTCCAGGCGCAGCTGGCGCGCGACGATGTGCGCGCGCAGATGGCCGCCATGGGTGTCGATCCCGACATGGCCGCCGAGCGCGTCGCGACGCTCTCGGACGCCGAGGTGCAGAAGCTGGCCGGCAACATCGAGTCGGCGCCGGCCGGCGGCGACGTGCTCGCGGTCGTGGGCATCGTCTTCGTCGTGCTGCTGATCCTCGAGGCCGCCGGCGTGACCGATATCTTCAAGTCGATCTAGCGTGTCCGTTCGTGGCGCCGCGGCGGTGGTCGCCGCGGCGCTCGGGCTGACCGGTTGCCTGGGCGGCGCACCGCCGCTGGGCAGCGTCATCGACCGCGCGCCGGTCGAGCTGGTGGGCACGCCCTTCCACCCGCAGACCGCGCTGCAGTGCGGCCCTGCGGCGCTCGCCACCGTGCTGGAGGACAGCGGCGTGCGCGGGGCGGGGCCGGAAGCGCTGTCCGATCGCCTGTTCCTGCCCGAGCGCGGCGGCAGCCTGCAGGCCGAGATGCTGGCCACGGCCCGCCACCACGGCCGCGTGCCGGTGCGGCTGGCGGGCAACATGCAGGCCATCGCCGACGCGCTGGCCGGCGGCGATCCGGTGCTGGTGCTGCAGAACCTTGGCACGCCGTGGACCCCGGTCTGGCACTACGCGGTGGTGGTGGCGCTGCGCCCGGACGCGGAGACCGTGATCCTGCGGTCGGGTCGCGAGCGACGCCGCCACGAGCCGGCCGGGGACTTCATGCGCAGCTGGTCGCTGGCCGGACG contains these protein-coding regions:
- a CDS encoding TIGR02466 family protein is translated as MTRPGPAGGEPRALFPTLIYDAALGARGMRALNRDLAAEARQIEAGDEAGQAWSAERYPGGYTSYGSLDQLQRMAPSVMRLERYLTRHALRFAESLHWDLRGRSLVMSDCWVSIMGEGCGHPGHLHPLAVISGTYYAEAPRGTSGLRFEDPRLASFMAAPPRRADAPEAMRPHVLLPAREGRLYLFESWLRHEVPPNPVEDERISFSFNFVWE
- a CDS encoding PA2779 family protein, whose product is MQRLLRTAVVPFLALVFCFQGVAAAAAAGSVTGTEAMLAGDAPAADARATVQAQLARDDVRAQMAAMGVDPDMAAERVATLSDAEVQKLAGNIESAPAGGDVLAVVGIVFVVLLILEAAGVTDIFKSI
- the panD gene encoding aspartate 1-decarboxylase, whose translation is MQLTLLKAKLHKACVTHAELDYDGSCAIDGELLDAAGILEFEQIDIYDIANGERFTTYAIRAEPGSRVISINGAAAHKARVGDRVIICAFGQMEAGSARNFKPRLLYLDEANRVVRTANTIPVQAA
- a CDS encoding PA2778 family cysteine peptidase; translated protein: MSVRGAAAVVAAALGLTGCLGGAPPLGSVIDRAPVELVGTPFHPQTALQCGPAALATVLEDSGVRGAGPEALSDRLFLPERGGSLQAEMLATARHHGRVPVRLAGNMQAIADALAGGDPVLVLQNLGTPWTPVWHYAVVVALRPDAETVILRSGRERRRHEPAGDFMRSWSLAGRWAFVAAPPERIPAFADLRGWLTAAAPAESAGQLDLALAAYDAAVARWPEAALAHAARGNALHARGDVTAARAAWRAALERDPDLKAVRDNLAATADGSPEPTGGM
- the pgi gene encoding glucose-6-phosphate isomerase, producing the protein MPPVPERDDALRAARDALAARSLLDLFADDTGRAERYRLHAAGITYSYAKQRLDDAAMRALLDFASGVGLEGRIAALFAGEAVNNTENRAALHMALRAPAGEAWRARGEIVDGEVVATRERFLDFAEAVRDGRIAAADGGAFTDVVNIGIGGSDLGPRMVCAAMAARADGPRTHFIANVDAAEREAVLARCDPARTLVIVTSKTFTTQETMANARSTRRWLVDALGEAAVSAQFAAVSTNVDGAGAFGVDPDRVFGFWDWVGGRYSLWSAVGLPIALAIGRAGFEALMAGARAMDAHFRDAPPAENLPVLMGLVGVWNRNLLGGESQVVVPYAQRLVHFVGWLQQLEMESNGKAVTRDGRPVSGATTPALWGDVGTNAQHAFFQMLHQGPVAHPVDFIAVLRADHDDAEQQRLLLANCFAQSAALMRGRDVATVEAELQAGGMTEAEARAAAPHRVFSGNRPSATLLLARLDAHHLGALLAAYEHRTYVQSVLWGINAFDQWGVELGKRLARDVDALLQGGADEAGSMDPDTAALVQLALKQAR